CCGGGTCACCCCCGTGGCTACAGGCGAGGAAGCGCTCGCCGCCGCCCGGGCCGTCCGGCCCGACCTCGTCCTGCTCGACTTAGGCCTGCCGGGCATGGACGGCTTCGCGGTCGGCCGGGCCCTGCAGAGCCTGCACCCCGCCCCCCGCCTGCCGATCGTCATGCTGACGGGCCGGGGGCTCTCCGAAGACGTCGTGCGCGGCCTGCGGGAGAGCGCCGACGACTACGTCGTCAAGCCCTGCGAGCCGGAAGTGCTGTTGGCACGGCTTCGCGCCGTGCTGAGGCGAGCCGGAAATCCCGATGTCCGTGGAGGCGGACGCCCGGAGGAGCCAATCCTGCTCGGCCTCCTGCGGATCGACATCCCGGCCCGCGAGGTTTTTTTTGACGGCACGCCCCTTCCGCTGACCCGAACGGAGTTCGACCTTCTTTGCCTCCTGGCCGGAGCCCCGCATCGGGTCTTTTCCCGGGCCCGGATCATCGACGTCATCCGGGGCGAGGACTACGCCGTGACCGAGCGCTCGATCGACTTCCAAATCTGCGGACTGCGCCGAAAGCTGGACGGGCGCGGGCCGCAGATCGAAACCGTGCGGGGGCTGGGCTACAAGCTCTTGCCCTGACGGCCCGACGATGAGCCGCGCCTCCCTCTCCCCCGATGCCCGGCCGAGCCTGGCCCGCGATATCCCGCTGCGGAGTCTTCTCCTGCTCGGGATCCTGATCGGGGGAATGATCCCCCTGCTCGTCGTCTCGCTGGTGGGATACGGCGCGGTCCGGGGCGAGCTGAAGGCCCAGGCCTTCCGCCAGCTCCGATCCGTGCGCGACATCAAGATCACGCTTCTCGGCAAGTTCTATTTCGAGCGGCGGGCCGACATCCGCGTCTTCGCCGCCAACCCCTATCTCGGCCAGGCCTATGCCGACCTCGCCGCGGCTTGGAGAGGCCCCGCCGGCCGGAGCGTTCGCAACCGATACGCGCCGTTCCTGGGCTCGCTCGTCCGCGAATACGAGTACGACGACCTTCTGCTCCTCGATCCGGAGAACGGACGCATCGTCTTTTCAAACCGCTCGGGCGAGAGCAGCCCCGGCCGAACACTTCCCCCGGGGCTGGCCGCCGTTTGGAACGCGGCCCGCTCGGGTCAGCCCGGCATTTCCGACCTCGATCAAAAGCCCGGCCTTGATCCCGCGGGCGCAGTCCCGCAGCCGGCCCAATATCTGGCGGCGCCGATTCGGGCGGGAACCAGGATCATCGGCGTCGTGGCCGTCCGCATCGCCCCCCAGGCGGTCGAAGCCATCATGCAAGATCGTTCCGGACTAGGCCGGACGGGCGTCACGTTCATCGTCGGATCGGACGGAAGAATCCGGGCACCGATCCCGGCCGATGAATCGGCTGCCGCTTTGGGGCAGCGGGAAATCTGGGCCGAGATGGCCCGCGGGAACGCGTCCGGCGACCGCATCGGGCCCGGGCGCGCCGGCCGGACGGCGCTGTCCGCCTTCGCGCCGCTGGGCCTGCCCGGCCTGGAGTGGACGCTCCTGGCTGAGATCGATGAATCGGAGATCGACCGCCAGATCGCGCTGGCCCTCAATCCAAGAATATTGCCGATCCTCGGCCTCTCAGTGGTGCTTCTCGCCGCCCTGGCCCTGCTCATCTCGCGATTTGTCGCCCTGGGCGTCCGCCGTGTCATCGGAGAGATCCGCC
The nucleotide sequence above comes from Candidatus Aminicenantes bacterium. Encoded proteins:
- a CDS encoding response regulator transcription factor, whose product is MTSTPRSISSPLPPTTTARPRLLFVEDDANLRGSLSYILEREDFRVTPVATGEEALAAARAVRPDLVLLDLGLPGMDGFAVGRALQSLHPAPRLPIVMLTGRGLSEDVVRGLRESADDYVVKPCEPEVLLARLRAVLRRAGNPDVRGGGRPEEPILLGLLRIDIPAREVFFDGTPLPLTRTEFDLLCLLAGAPHRVFSRARIIDVIRGEDYAVTERSIDFQICGLRRKLDGRGPQIETVRGLGYKLLP
- a CDS encoding ATP-binding protein, with protein sequence MSRASLSPDARPSLARDIPLRSLLLLGILIGGMIPLLVVSLVGYGAVRGELKAQAFRQLRSVRDIKITLLGKFYFERRADIRVFAANPYLGQAYADLAAAWRGPAGRSVRNRYAPFLGSLVREYEYDDLLLLDPENGRIVFSNRSGESSPGRTLPPGLAAVWNAARSGQPGISDLDQKPGLDPAGAVPQPAQYLAAPIRAGTRIIGVVAVRIAPQAVEAIMQDRSGLGRTGVTFIVGSDGRIRAPIPADESAAALGQREIWAEMARGNASGDRIGPGRAGRTALSAFAPLGLPGLEWTLLAEIDESEIDRQIALALNPRILPILGLSVVLLAALALLISRFVALGVRRVIGEIRRLIRDVLDGRLRSRAKVAAMAADFRPVLRGINELVEALESQIEARRRLEEHVRDSQRLEAIGRLAGGIAHDFNNLLAHMRALAYIIERENATGCAVDPERLEEMTLSIRRGMDLVRQILTFSRPGQGAEATVDLREIAAETMKIVRAALPAGVEATFEAGPDRLPVRGDPSQIRQIVMNLCVNAIQAMQESGGRLIVSLAATKISGEDGEAWFARLSIEDSGPGIPLEIQERIFEPFFTTKADGQGSGLGLSIVNGIVMALGGSVAVDSTIGGGSRFDVCMPLAEPPRTKP